TCTCCATAAACTTGACGAACTCATTGAAATCAATCCTCCCATCTCGGTTTTCATCATACGCCGCGATCATCCGTTTGCATGAATCCACTTCTGATCCTTCTCTGAAGCCCAGCTTGGAGAGAACTCTGTGCAGCTCAACTGCATCAATGAACCCATCACTGTTCTCATCAAAAACAGAGAAGGCCTCCTTCAGTTCCTCAAAACTAGGCTCCTCCTCAAAACATTAGAAAGCTCATCAAAGCCCATGCACTCCTTCAGCTGTTCTCCTTCTTGGCTGCAGCATAATCCCATCCTTCCCATAACCATCTCCACATCTTCCCTGCTGAGATTTATGTCGCCTCTAGGCTGGCTGGTGTCTTCTTTATCATGAGTTGCTCGTCATTAACCATCGACGGGAAAGCGAAGAGCTCGGCATAGGAATGGAAGAAAGAAACGGATCTCAGAGAGAACTTCAGAAGTGCCATGATGAAGTAGCTGAGTATTCTGCGAAAAAAGAGGAGTCCAACTGGTTCTGGGCCCAAGAGAGGGAGTGATAGAGTCTGCTGGCTGACAACTTCTCCATTGGTTTCTAGTTTTCTGGTTGGTGAgggaaaagtaagagaagaaaaaGCAGGAGGTGGGTTGGTATATTGGTTTGATGAGAGGAGGGTGATGGAGGTGAAGGTTTTATAGAAGGCCAAGTAGCTGTTTGAAGGGCAGCTAGTACTATTAAGAGAGGAAGGTGCCTATGGCGGccatggagagagagaggaaggagccAGGATCCTAATTTTGTGGAACTTGTTGGTTCTTGACCTGGTGGAATTTTCCTTGAAAGAGAGGGGCACGCAGGCCTgcttttttaaaatatttgtatattGAGTTGTTGCAGACACCTGTTGGTAAACTTAAAGCAAAGGGTTATATTTCATTAAAGAACCATAAATTTTATAAGGTAGGACTTTAGTGAGCAAGCAAAGGTATGAAGGTAAACACAGTTAGCTTTAGACTAATAAAACCTTAGAAAGAGTTGCTTAACACTTGCTCGAGTTAACAATAGCATTCATTTTTATTAGAGGCTCAATCCCTAGTTACCACCTATGAATTAACTTCCATGTTCCATTGAATCATTATTCGGCTATTAGTTGCCGAGGATCTTAGACTCTCCTCAAATCAGGGCATAGGTATGGGTGTGGAAGGAATTCACAAGATGCCAAATTTGGCTAAAAATTGGTGCAAAGTTGATTAGGTATGACCTAAGGGTGATGCTTTCTCTATTTCCCTGATTTTTCTAAAATCAACTCAATTTTCCATGTAGGATGGCTGGTGGAACGGGTCAAGGGACCTGCTGTAGAACATTTGGTGCTAGTAGCAGAAAAGAAATTAGTGATGAGAGTGAATTTTCCATGAAAGCAGTATTTTTCCACCGAAGATTATTCCAAGTCCATTTCCAGCTACTAATTTTCTCCAAGAGGCTCCTTCCCCAGATCATGTCCACTAACTTCTGTTTCTCAGGTCTATCTCATGGGGTTCATCACAAACTTCCCGCAACGTGCATCGatctttctttactttctttaCCATGAAATTTAAATGCTTTCTATGAATATTCTAACAAACTCTCGTGACTTATTTGTGTTAGAATTCACAAATTGTAAAATGATATAAGTTggttgccctttttttttttgcttaatgAAAAAGAATACAAACTCTTCAGATTTTCTGTCCAGTATTCTGTCAATATATAAATAGGGGTGGCAATCAGATTGGGTCGgatcataaatagatcggatcaGATGCAGGTCAGATCAGAAAACATCACATCTgaatccgacctgtttattaaacaaaccagattttcaaatctgaacctaacccatttaataaacaaATCACCCGATTCgatccgtttaacctatttattagACAGGTAACATGAACCaacttaacaaaaaaaaaaaaaaagcccaacCCGTTTATCACCCATTTTTTCTAAATAAAAGCAACGAAAAAAAAACCTGCTCACGGCTCTGCCCGATCGCCTCATCTCCGCCCTCACTGCATCTCTATTCCTCTTCGCCCTCGTCGTGCTTCAGTTGCATCTCCGCCCGACTGCTCTTATCGCCGATACCTGGGAGTAGGCATGCTCTGTCGATGGAAATCTGGTCAATAACAAAGGCAAAAGGATCCGAAGAAGATGAAAGATAgatgagggcctctcccctcttACCTTCACTCCAATGAAGAATCGGCGATGAATCATGAGCACAATCAACGGAGGATTAAAGGAAATTCAAGGGGTTTCTCCTGATGATCAATCGAGATTAAGGGCGATTTGGGAGATTCAAATAGAGGGGAGGAGGGGAGGGATTTATAGAGGAACCACCATGCTCTGCCTCATGCTCCTTCACATCGAGGAGCTCGCGGTCCTATGCTTCCCGTTGACTCATAGATGCTTGAAACCCACTGTTGGGATGTTGGGGGAGGTGGAGGCCGCTGCTGTTGCTACTGCTGGGAGGAGGTTAAGGAAGAGGAGGATTGGGATCGAATGCCTTGTTGCTTGCCGAAGAGGGATGAATGCGGCGCAGGAGAAGAAGGGAAGCGGGAAAAATAAAAGCCCTAACCTCGATTTGGAACCACCATGGGAAATTAGGAtgtaattcaaattttaaaataaaaaatttaggatttttctcgttGTCAATGCTTCCAGCCCATTTAAATGGCCCATTAATTTGATCTAACCTATTAAAatgttaaacggattaaacagattgAGCAGGTTGAGAAATTGAAACCCAAAACTGAACTGTTTAATATATGAGTTAAACAGGTTGGTCCGTTTATGATCCGAATCCGTTTAAGTCAAATTCAATCTTATTTAAGGTAGATCAAATATGGATTGGAttgatggatcagatcatattttgTCATTCCTATATGTAGATGAATATTGAATGTGTTCTAGTTGAATGGATGCTCAACGATAACATAGAAAATATCCTATACACAACCGGCATGACGAGATATATCTGTATGAGAAAAGATCTACTCCTGCTTTTCTAATTAAGCCTCCAGATTAGATATTATTAAAATAGTATTAATGACTATAAATTCTAAACAACTCCAAGCATTTAAAATTCGTAAACATAATTATGACTGttgtttcattaaaaaaaatgatatacaaGACAAATGCTGTTAGAAATCATAAATTTAGCATTTATAAGGCCAAGACTCTTGGACTTGTCATCATCATAGAGAGCTTTTAATTTGTCATGTTCCGCTTGATGGTCTACATGTGCTTTGGCAAAAAATTAGACCAAAAGGCCATCAAGACATTTTAACAAAGAAGAAGCTGCAGGAAAAGGAGACGATGGTGACTGTGGCGGCGCCGCCGATGGTGCAGGATAAGGAAGACATGGCCGCGTGGCAGGAGATCGTTATCAGCTTGACCGGTGGCACACGTGTCCAACGAATCCGTCATGGAATCGGGCCCAAATAGCTAAATCAAGCGGGCCCAATTAGATTTGGATCAGGCTCAAACTACGTAACTGGGATAGAAAAAATACCCCACTTTGCTATATTGAACTACGTaacataattaataaaaaaataaatatttaatataactcaatttttttttaaattttttctgatcAAAATGATTTTTCTTATTAAATGCTATGACATCGCAGATAATGTTACGACATCCTATTATTTTTTCATAGAATGCAGCAGAATGCCataattatattatgatatcctgttgtTAGTTTTTATGATATCTGGATAATTATTTATACGATATAAGAGAATGTCATAAGATGCAACAAGATATCATACCATTATTATGAAGTTctgttattttttatattattttgatagttatttttaaaATACAACATAATGTCATAGGATGCAATAGAATGTTATAAGATgcaataagatgtcataataaggtatgacatcttattaatttttatgatatct
The sequence above is a segment of the Elaeis guineensis isolate ETL-2024a chromosome 7, EG11, whole genome shotgun sequence genome. Coding sequences within it:
- the LOC105048808 gene encoding LOW QUALITY PROTEIN: probable calcium-binding protein CML46 (The sequence of the model RefSeq protein was modified relative to this genomic sequence to represent the inferred CDS: inserted 1 base in 1 codon; deleted 4 bases in 2 codons), encoding MEKLSASRLYHSLSWAEPVGLLFFRRILSYFIMALLKFSLRSVSFFHSYAELFAFPSMVNDEQLMKEDTSQPRGDINLSREDVEMVMGRMGLCCSQEGEQLKECMGFDELSNVXEEEPSFEELKEAFSVFDENSDGFIDAVELHRVLSKLGFREGSEVDSCKRMIAAYDENRDGRIDFNEFVKFMEITFADIHFLFIFLLFFILIV